The Bacillaceae bacterium IKA-2 DNA window AGTAAGTGGCCCTCTAGATATTCGTGGAGATCACTCTGACCTCTACTACGCCCTTAACACTGGTTGGGTAATCTTAACAGCTCGTACCCCACAAGCTGTTTATGACATGAATATTATTGCATTAAAACTAGCTGAACATAAAGATGTTCGTCTTCCAGTTATTGTTGCCTATGATGGATTTTTCACTTCACACCAAAAGCGAAAAGTGCAATATTTTAAAGAACGTAAGGTTGTTCAAGATTTCGTTGGTGAAGTACCAAAAGACTACCCTCGCGCATGTGTAAAAGATAAGCCAGTCACAGTTGGCGCTCACATGAACGGTGATGACCTTATTAATAATAACTTCCAGCAATCAGAAGCTATTTATCGTGCTGGTCAAGTATTTGAAGATCTTCAAAAGGAATATGCTGAGATCTCTGGTCGCAGTTACTCAACACTAGACTTATATTGTATGGAAGATGCTGAAGTAGCCTTATTCTTACTCAACTCTGCCGCTGAGTCTTCTAAAGATGTTGTTGATAAATTACGTGCAAGAGGAATTAAAGCTGGTGTGATCAGCCCGAACATTATTCGCCCATTTCCTGCTGCTGAAATTCGTGAAGCCTTAAAAAACGTGAAATCATTACTGGTCGGTGAAAGAGCGGACTCTTATGGTGGTCATGGTCCTAACTTAACTCATGAAGTGAAATCTGCCCTTCAAGAAGATAAGGAAAACAAAACGATTGTACTAAGTCGTGTTTTCGGTGTTGGTGGTAAAGACTTTTATGCTGATGATGCAGAAAATTTATTCAACATGGCAATTGACGCACAAAAACTTGGTTATGCAGAAAAATCGTTTGACTACTATGGTCATGTACCAGGTAAGCCAGAAAATAAATTAGTGCCTGTCATTGAACCAATGCACGGTGATGTCTTTAACAGCGGTTTAATTAAAGTTACACAAAATGAAGAAACAAAGAAATTAAATGTAAAAATTCCGCCACTTCGTAGTTTAACGAATAAGCCAAAGCGATTTGCTTCAGGTCACGGCGCATGCCCTGGTTGTGGGATCTTCCCTGGTTTAGAGCTATTCTTTAAAGGTATTGAAGGCGATGCAGTCATTTTACTACACACAGGTTGTGCATACGTTGTTACGACAAGCTATCCTTATAGCTCTCATAAACAAACGTTTATTCATAACTTATTCCAAAGTGGCCCTGCTACCCTTTCCGGTACTTTAGAGGCGTTTTTAGAAATGAAACGACGCGGTGAAATTGATATTGATGACGACTACACGTTTGTGATGATTACTGGTGATGGTGGTATGGATATTGGAATGGGATCAGCTATCGGTGCTGCTCTTCGTAATCATAAAATGATCGTCCTGGAATATGATAACGAAGGTTACATGAATACTGGCTCACAAATGTCTTACTCTACTCCACTTGGTCATATGACAAGTACAACTTCTGTGGGACAGAAGCAACAAGGAAAAGCATTCCATCACAAAGATACGGCCCAAATTATGGCCGCTACTAATATTCCATATATTTTCACTGGATCTGAGGCTCACCCTCAAGATCTTGTTAAAAAAGCTGCTAAAGCTCAATGGTATGCTCAAAATGTCGGTATGGTTTATGGTAAAATATTAATTGCATGTCCACTAAACTGGAAAAGTGAAGAACGTCTTGGCGCAACAATTATTCAAAAAGCCGTTGAGTCATGTTTCTTCCCTCTTTATGAAGTTGAGCAAGGTGAAACGACAATTACGTATAATCCAGAAACTAAAAATGACCGCGTTGAATTATCTGAGTGGTTAAAACTAATGGGGAAAACAAAACATATGCTAAAAGAACCAAATTCTCCTATGTTAAAAGAATTTGGAGATGAAGTTGAGCGTCGTTGGAAACGTTTAAAGGCAAAACACGAAACACCATTTATTTAACATGATTGAGATTAAAGCACCGCAAAATTTTGCGGTGCTTTTTTTGTATTGACGATCATAGATAGCTTCATAACACGACTAAACTAATCTTATATTTTTGTGTATCTTATTCAACTATCGCTTACCAGTTACCACTTTCATTTTTGGGCGCAGTTTTCGGGCACCATAACCTCATTTCACTGACCAGTCATTGTTTAAATTATGGAAATATTGCGAACTTTAAACTTCGTGATAAATATCACCGCTCTTACTTAATTTTTATCGTATTCTTAGTAAGTAAAGTAATAAGTAAGCTTTGTTGTTTTAGAGCTACTTATTTCAATCATAATTATATCTAAATTCTACGTAAATAATTTAAATGCAAAACTCCCTTACAACCCTTTGTAGAATAAGTTTGAATTGAAGGTTAATTTAATTTGACGTGAAATTTAGGTATAAAGTAAAAATAAAAGGTGGAATAAATCATATGAGTATGTTTTGTTATCAATGTCAAGAAACAGCAAAGAATCAAGGATGCACGATACAAGGTGTTTGTGGCAAGACTGAAGATGTCGCAAACCTACAAGATTTACTAATTTATCTTACAAAAGGTCTTTCACAAGTACAAGGATTGGCAACGGCTAATGGTCTCGAAAATATCGAAGTAGCCGTTGTTGTTAAAGATAATTTATTTACTACAATTACAAATGCGAACTTTGATAGAGACGTAATTGTAAAGAAAATAAGCAAAACGATTGCTTTAAGAGAATCAATCAAGGCGAAACTTGAGGCAAATGGTGTTAATTTATCGAACCTTCATGATTCAGCTGTTTGGGAAACTACTGATGTCGAAGTGATGGAGATGAAATCTTCAACAATAGGAATATTAACGATTGAAGATGAAGATGTACGTTCTTTAAAGGAACTGATCACATATGGTTTGAAAGGACTTGCCGCTTATGGCGAGCACGCTCAAAATCTGAACTACTTTGATGCCGAACTTGAAGCTTTTATGCAAAATACAATGGCAACTTTATTAGAAGAAGTATCAGTCGATGATCTCATCGCACTTACTTTAAAAACAGGTGAGTATGGAGTTAAAGGAATGGCGTTATTAGATCAAGCAAATACTCAATCATATGGACATCCTGAAATGACAGAAGTTAATATTGGCGTTAATAATCGTCCAGGAATCCTAATCAGTGGTCATGATTTAAAAGATATGGAACGATTATTAGAACAATCAAAAGATTCAGGTGTTGATATTTATACGCATAGTGAAATGCTACCCGCACATTATTACCCTAAATTTAAAAATTATGAACACTTTGTAGGAAACTACGGGAATGCATGGTGGAAACAAGATAAAGAGTTTGCTTCATTCAACGGCCCGATATTAATGACTACAAACTGTATTGTCCCCGTCAAGGATACGTACAAAGATAGAATATTTACAACAGGTTCAACAGGATACCCTGGAGTAACTCATATAGAATCAAATGAAATGGGTGAAAAAGACTTTAATGAAATTATTGAACTTGCTTTAACATGTCAACCACCTACTGAGATTGAAAAAGGAACAATTATCGGTGGATTTGCTCATAATCAAGTAATTCAATTAGCAGATAAAGTTGTTGATGCTGTTAAATCAGGAGCTATTAAACAGTTCTTCGTAATGGCCGGTTGTGACGGTCGAATGAAATCTAGAGATTACTATACTGATTTCGCTCAAGCGCTTCCTCAAGATACAATTATTTTGACAGCTGGTTGTGCTAAATACAGATATAATAAATTAGAATTGGGCGACATCGGTGGTATTCCAAGAGTTCTTGATGCAGGTCAGTGTAATGACTCTTATTCACTTGTTGTTGTAGCAATGAAACTCAAAGAAGTGTTTGAGTTAAATGATATTAATGAATTACCTATTTCGTACAATATCGCATGGTATGAGCAAAAAGCTGTCATTGTACTTCTTGCACTTTTACACCTCGGTGTCAAAAACATTAAATTAGGTCCAACACTTCCAGCGTTCCTATCGCCTAATGTTGCAAACGTACTTGTAAATAATTTCGGCCTCAATGGTATTAATACTGTTGAAGAAGATATTGCTGAAATGCTTCAATTAGAATTAGCTAAATAATTTTTTTCAAAAAGGTTCCCCCCTTTTTATTATAAAAACGAAGGCACGCAATTACTTGCGGTTGCCTTCGTTTTATTTTTACGCAAATCTTTTATATGAAAAAAATATATTTATTCTTTCTTCGTGTTAGGTATCCTATTAATCCAACGAAAAATCCTAAAACAGCACCACCGACTACTTCTGCTAGTTGGTGACCAATATTTTCTTTCAACCGCATTGTTTTTCGGTTATGTGATGCATCGTTATTGTCACCACTTAGTTGATCTAAACGTTTTTCCAACTCATTGACTTTAATTGCTGTTTCACCAGCATGCTTTCTAACTCCTTGAGCATCATACATAACAATTATTCCAAAAATAAACGCAATCGCGAAATCAAGAGTACGTGAACCTAATTTTAATCCAACGTACGTTGCTAAAGCTGTTACACCTGCAGAATGAGAGCTTGGCATACCTCCAGAGGCTAAAGTTTGCTTTAAGTCGATATCCCCTGTCTGAACTCTTTTTATTGGGACTTTTAATAATTGTGCCAAAACAATAGCAATAAGAGCTGTTATAACACCTTTCACTTTATCTCACCCTCCAAAAAAACAACATCATAACTATTATTTGTTTTTGCAACGACATTTATTCTTTGTTCACAGTTATCTTTAAAAACAATTTCACCATTTTAATCATAACTCGATTAGTTTTACAATCCCATAAACGAAAAAAAAACTCCCTACATCCTTGTAGAGAGTAATATTTACTAGCTAATTTAGTTCTTTAATTTCACATTTTTCACAATGGTTAGTGTAACTTTCATGCATTTCATCAATTTCATCTCCACACTTAGTACACTGCTTCGGCGGTAAATTTCTAAAAAATTCTATTACAGATATTAATGACATTGCTATAACCTCCCGATTTCCTAAGTTGTGTAATCCAACACATTAATTGTACTATAACAGAGATAAGAAAACAATTTATTATTAAAATGAATTTCATAATCCAGATTCTGCTCCTGCGGTTACTCATCGCAAAAACAGCTATGAAGTAACTCATGGATGTGTCTTAAAGCTAGTCAGAGAAAAGCACAAGGCGCCCGTCTAAATTTTATTTTTTATCATCAAAAAAAGGACTGTTTTCACAGCCCTCCATCCTACACTAAAAATTTATCTATTGTTTCAACTAAGTTAACAATTTCAGGTTTACTAACTTGAGCATCAGCTCCAACTCGTTCCCCTTTATGAAAAAGATCTCCTGTTATTAATGAACTAAAGATGATAACTGGAATATCATTTAGTACTTTATGCTCTTTAATTCGCTTTGTTAAATTGTGCCCATCCATTTTCGGCATCTCGATATCGGTAATAATTAAATGAGGTAACTCAGAAAATGATTTTTCATTATCTCCTAGTTCTTCTAAGTGATCCCAAGCTTGTTTACCATCTTCAAAAAAATGTAAATTATTATATCCGGATTCAGATAAAGTTTCTTCTAACAACTTACGTAACATTGGTGAGTCTTCAGCAACTAGAATTTTTTTACTCGAACGTTCCCTTGGGCCCATAGATTTTAATTGCCCTACATTAATACCTGATTCAGGACTGATTTCAACAACAATTTTCTCATAATCTAAAAGTAGAATCATCATATCTTCCATTTTTATTACACCAATAGTCGAACCTTCTAAACCTTGAGAAAGTTTCGTTGGCTTTTCAATTTGCTCCCAAGAAATTCTGTGAATTCGAGTTACAGTATGAACATGAAAAGCAACCTTCATTTTATTTAGCTCAGCAACAATTAGCTTATCTTGCACTGGGTTCTCAGAAGGAGAGAAACCAATAACGTTTGCTAAATCTACAACTGGGATGATTTCGTCACGTAATCTAATAATCCCCTCAACACTTGGATGACCATTTGGCATTTTCGTAACTGGGACTGGATTAATAATTTCCCGTACTTTCATGACATTAATCCCAAAAACTCCTTCACCTATAGTAAAAACAATAACTTCAACTTCATTTGTACCACTTTCTAATAAAATCCCTTTTTGTTCAGTAGCCATAACCTATTTTCCTCCTTCATTCATTAAACATTTCTTTATTTAAACGGTTATTGTTTTTATATATTGAGATTTCCCCTATGTATAAGTTACCACTTTTTTACTGATTATTATAAATATAAATCAGTGTTTAGACAAGCAAGTTAAAGAGGTTTTTATCTTTATTCACTTCGATATATTCGATGTCATGTGTTTTCATACGAGTAAGCAGATCTTCAAAGTCTTCACTTCTTTTAAGCTCAATGCCTACTAGAGCTGGACCGTTATCTTTGTTATTTTTTTTCGTATATTCAAAACGAATAATATCATCATCAGGACCCAATACTTCATCTAAAAATTCTCGTAACGCACCAGCACGCTGTGGAAAAGTGATAATAAAGTGATGTTGCAGTCCTTCATAGATAAGTGAGCGTGCTTTTATTTCTTGCATTCGTCCAATGTCATTGTTTCCACCACTAATGACACAAACAATATTTTTTCCTTTAATCTCTTCTTGATAAAATTCCAGCGCCGATATTGGTAAAGCACCCGCTGGCTCTGCAACAATCGCATTTTCATTGTAAAGCTCTAAAATCGTTGTACATACTTTTCCTTCTGGAACAAGAACGATATCATCGATTAACGATTGACAAATTAAAAATGGCAACTCACCAACTTTTTTAACTGCAGCACCATCAACAAATTTATTAATTTTATCTAAAATTACAACTTCATTTTTTTCCAAAGATGTCTTCATTGCCGGAGCACCTTCTGGTTCAACACCAATGATTTTTGTCATCGGGCTTACTCCTTTAACATAAGTACCAACACCTGATGTAAGTCCACCACCGCCAATCGACATTAACAAATAATCAATAGGGCCATCCATATCTTCCATAATTTCCATGCCTATCGTTCCTTGACCAGCAATAATTCGCCGATCATCAAAGGGATGAATAAACGTTTTCTTATTACTTGTGCAATACTCTATCGCCTCACTATACGCATCATCAAAAGTATCGCCAATTAATACAACTTCGACAAACTCGGCACCGAAGCGTTTCACTTGAGTTACCTTCTGTCTCGATGTCGTCTTGGGCATAAAAATTTTACCAAATATTTTTAAATGTTTACAGGCATACGCGACTCCTTGGGCATGATTTCCCGCACTTGCACAAACAACCCCGGTATTAAGCCCTTCTTTTGCTAAACTGTGAATTAAATAATACGCTCCACGAATTTTAAATGAGCGCACGATTTGTAAATCTTCTCTTTTTAAAAATACATTACATTGATACCGTTCAGATAAGATATGGTTATATTGTAATGGCGTATGTATAACAACGTCTTTTAAGCTATGATGTGCAATCATGATATCTTCAATTTTTACTTTACTAGTCATAATAATCCTTTCTTTTTGCTATTGTTTGATAAAATAATTATAGCATGTTTTCCAATATTAAAATCGGTGAACTAAAATCATTTACGAATTTTATGTAAAAAATATTTGAAATAGTTAGATCATTTATTGATATTCAAAGCATTTACTCCTATAATAATAAGTATTAATACTATAATATAGCTATGGAACTATGTACATAGTATCAAAATTAGGAGGAGATAAATCTCATGAAAAAAACATTTGTACTTTTTACTACTTTATTTGCTTTTTTAACAATATTTGCTACAACCGTTTCCGCTGCTGGAGGCGCTAGTGATGCTGCTTATCAGGGCCCTTTAGTTTTATTATCTTTCCTAACTCTTGCTATCTTTATTTTCTTACCATTTAAAGATCATAATTAATTACTAGTTAATAGCTGTATTTCCTCAAAAAGAAGGCGTTTACCACAATACGTATGGTAGAAGCCTTCTTTTTCTTGTTATTATGCCTCAACTTTATGATCTAATAACCAAGCTGAAGCATATAAAATAGCGATAATTACTAGTAAGTTAACTAGTGTTGAGCCGAAATAAAGAACTACTTCGTTCATTGTCTCAATGTCCATGGTTGGCGAACCATTCATTGAATCAAATTCAACAAAAAAAGCATTTATTAACTCTTTCTCGCTTAAAATGGCTCCCCATTCGGTTACAGCTTTATAAATAGCTGTTTCTTGAAAACTAGACCATAACCAGTTGGCAACAGCGACTATAACTATACCCAATAGCCAGCCCCATTTTCGAATTGATTTTGCCATCATATAAATAAATGTCGAAAAAGCGCCTAATTGTAGTGCACCAATCAGTACTACAAAAAAGAGAACCCACCAAAATGATTGAAATTGTTCTACAATAAATGCTGGTATTGTCGGATCTGCAACGTTACCAACACTGCGCTTTAATAGAAAGTAAACAATCACAAATGTACCACTTAATGAGATGAAAAGTTGACTCATTGCCGCAACAAATTTAGCAGTAAGTAATTGAAAGCCACTACTCGGGATATTTAACCAAAAAATTGACGTTTTTTGCTTCCATTCCTGTCTTAAAGAATCTAACATTGCAAAAAACAGATAAAGAAAGTGTACGACAATCAATATCGGGATGATCGGTATTAAGAAAAGTGGATTGTACCTTTCTCCTAGTACCAATAATATGATTGCCACTATAAATAAGCCACCAATATTTATGAGAAACTTGTGTTTTGTTAACCGTAGTTCTTTGACATATAAACTCCACCAACTCACCCGAGCACCTCCCTCATTGCGTCTAAGACACTTTGACCTTTCTTTTCACGTAAGTCTTCAACATTTGCCGACAAAACAATTTCACCATTTTTTACTAGCAGAACATGTTCCAATAATGGTTCAATTTCGGTTACTTCATGAGTAGAGATGATTAACGTCTGATCCTCTATTTCGACATATTTCGCAATCATCTTGATGATGTCTTCTCTAACTAGCGGATCTAATCCTGACAAAGGTTCATCCATAATCAGTAGTGGTACTTTTCTCGATAATGCGACAGCAATTTTGACCCGAGCTCTGTTACCCTTTGATAATTCCCCGACCTTTTTGTCTGGCTCAACTTCAAGAGCTAAGATAATTCCTAGTGCTTTTTGTTCATCAAAGTCTGGAAAAACACTAGCTGAAAAAGAAATTGTTTCTTTTACTGTAAAAAAATCATATAACGAATCAACTTCAGCTAAAAACGCAACTTTTTTGCCAATTAACCTTGTAACAACATCACCATCGACCCGGATTTCACCATCTGTTTTCTTTACTAACCCGGCAATTAACTTTAATAACGTTGATTTCCCACTACCATTTGCGCCAACTAATCCAATGATTCCACCTTTAGTAATTTGAAAACTGACATTATTAAGAGCCTTCGTCGCACCATATTTTTTTGATACATTTGAAAAAGTAATGATATTATCCATTTTGTCACCTCTACTATTTTGAGTTTTCAAGCGTTACTTCTACTTGCTCTAGTATTTCTGCATTACTAAAACCATTATTTTTCATGTATTGGATAAAATTCGTCACATATTGTTCTGAAATATCTGTCCGAAGCTGTTTTAATAAATATTCATTTTCTGTAACAAAGGAACCTTGCCCCCGTCTTGATTCGACAACTCCACGACGTTCCATTTCAGCATATGTCCTTTGAACCGTGTTTGGATTAACTCCTACATCTACTGCTGTTTCTCTTACAGAGGGTAATTTTTCCCCTGGTTTTAAAGAGCCATTACATATTTTTTGAAAAAAATAGTCTATGAGCTGTAAATAAATTGGTTTAGAATTATCAAAAGTTACGCTCACTTTATTCCTCCTTTCCTGAGACGGTGAAAACCGACCTTCCTTCATATTACCGATATACGGCAGTGACTTCGATGATGTTCAAAAAGATAAATACCATCTTTTTGAACAAACTCTCTTATGCTGCAATATCACGTTTTTGAAAGACTATCCAAGTTAAAGCATTAAAAGTAATAAAATAAACGGCAA harbors:
- the ilvA gene encoding threonine ammonia-lyase IlvA, giving the protein MTSKVKIEDIMIAHHSLKDVVIHTPLQYNHILSERYQCNVFLKREDLQIVRSFKIRGAYYLIHSLAKEGLNTGVVCASAGNHAQGVAYACKHLKIFGKIFMPKTTSRQKVTQVKRFGAEFVEVVLIGDTFDDAYSEAIEYCTSNKKTFIHPFDDRRIIAGQGTIGMEIMEDMDGPIDYLLMSIGGGGLTSGVGTYVKGVSPMTKIIGVEPEGAPAMKTSLEKNEVVILDKINKFVDGAAVKKVGELPFLICQSLIDDIVLVPEGKVCTTILELYNENAIVAEPAGALPISALEFYQEEIKGKNIVCVISGGNNDIGRMQEIKARSLIYEGLQHHFIITFPQRAGALREFLDEVLGPDDDIIRFEYTKKNNKDNGPALVGIELKRSEDFEDLLTRMKTHDIEYIEVNKDKNLFNLLV
- the yhfH gene encoding protein YhfH — translated: MSLISVIEFFRNLPPKQCTKCGDEIDEMHESYTNHCEKCEIKELN
- a CDS encoding chemotaxis protein encodes the protein MATEQKGILLESGTNEVEVIVFTIGEGVFGINVMKVREIINPVPVTKMPNGHPSVEGIIRLRDEIIPVVDLANVIGFSPSENPVQDKLIVAELNKMKVAFHVHTVTRIHRISWEQIEKPTKLSQGLEGSTIGVIKMEDMMILLLDYEKIVVEISPESGINVGQLKSMGPRERSSKKILVAEDSPMLRKLLEETLSESGYNNLHFFEDGKQAWDHLEELGDNEKSFSELPHLIITDIEMPKMDGHNLTKRIKEHKVLNDIPVIIFSSLITGDLFHKGERVGADAQVSKPEIVNLVETIDKFLV
- a CDS encoding ABC transporter ATP-binding protein; this translates as MDNIITFSNVSKKYGATKALNNVSFQITKGGIIGLVGANGSGKSTLLKLIAGLVKKTDGEIRVDGDVVTRLIGKKVAFLAEVDSLYDFFTVKETISFSASVFPDFDEQKALGIILALEVEPDKKVGELSKGNRARVKIAVALSRKVPLLIMDEPLSGLDPLVREDIIKMIAKYVEIEDQTLIISTHEVTEIEPLLEHVLLVKNGEIVLSANVEDLREKKGQSVLDAMREVLG
- a CDS encoding thiamine pyrophosphate-dependent enzyme, giving the protein MTTTENKLKENNTKYEQSTTFESGNEMAAMAAAQINYHVMGYFPITPSTEVAQYLDLMKSQGLHDIELIAADGEHGSAGICFGAAAAGARVFNATSANGFLYMIEQMPLQSGVRFPMVMNLVTRAVSGPLDIRGDHSDLYYALNTGWVILTARTPQAVYDMNIIALKLAEHKDVRLPVIVAYDGFFTSHQKRKVQYFKERKVVQDFVGEVPKDYPRACVKDKPVTVGAHMNGDDLINNNFQQSEAIYRAGQVFEDLQKEYAEISGRSYSTLDLYCMEDAEVALFLLNSAAESSKDVVDKLRARGIKAGVISPNIIRPFPAAEIREALKNVKSLLVGERADSYGGHGPNLTHEVKSALQEDKENKTIVLSRVFGVGGKDFYADDAENLFNMAIDAQKLGYAEKSFDYYGHVPGKPENKLVPVIEPMHGDVFNSGLIKVTQNEETKKLNVKIPPLRSLTNKPKRFASGHGACPGCGIFPGLELFFKGIEGDAVILLHTGCAYVVTTSYPYSSHKQTFIHNLFQSGPATLSGTLEAFLEMKRRGEIDIDDDYTFVMITGDGGMDIGMGSAIGAALRNHKMIVLEYDNEGYMNTGSQMSYSTPLGHMTSTTSVGQKQQGKAFHHKDTAQIMAATNIPYIFTGSEAHPQDLVKKAAKAQWYAQNVGMVYGKILIACPLNWKSEERLGATIIQKAVESCFFPLYEVEQGETTITYNPETKNDRVELSEWLKLMGKTKHMLKEPNSPMLKEFGDEVERRWKRLKAKHETPFI
- a CDS encoding GntR family transcriptional regulator; its protein translation is MSVTFDNSKPIYLQLIDYFFQKICNGSLKPGEKLPSVRETAVDVGVNPNTVQRTYAEMERRGVVESRRGQGSFVTENEYLLKQLRTDISEQYVTNFIQYMKNNGFSNAEILEQVEVTLENSK
- a CDS encoding divergent PAP2 family protein; protein product: MKGVITALIAIVLAQLLKVPIKRVQTGDIDLKQTLASGGMPSSHSAGVTALATYVGLKLGSRTLDFAIAFIFGIIVMYDAQGVRKHAGETAIKVNELEKRLDQLSGDNNDASHNRKTMRLKENIGHQLAEVVGGAVLGFFVGLIGYLTRRKNKYIFFI
- the hcp gene encoding hydroxylamine reductase yields the protein MSMFCYQCQETAKNQGCTIQGVCGKTEDVANLQDLLIYLTKGLSQVQGLATANGLENIEVAVVVKDNLFTTITNANFDRDVIVKKISKTIALRESIKAKLEANGVNLSNLHDSAVWETTDVEVMEMKSSTIGILTIEDEDVRSLKELITYGLKGLAAYGEHAQNLNYFDAELEAFMQNTMATLLEEVSVDDLIALTLKTGEYGVKGMALLDQANTQSYGHPEMTEVNIGVNNRPGILISGHDLKDMERLLEQSKDSGVDIYTHSEMLPAHYYPKFKNYEHFVGNYGNAWWKQDKEFASFNGPILMTTNCIVPVKDTYKDRIFTTGSTGYPGVTHIESNEMGEKDFNEIIELALTCQPPTEIEKGTIIGGFAHNQVIQLADKVVDAVKSGAIKQFFVMAGCDGRMKSRDYYTDFAQALPQDTIILTAGCAKYRYNKLELGDIGGIPRVLDAGQCNDSYSLVVVAMKLKEVFELNDINELPISYNIAWYEQKAVIVLLALLHLGVKNIKLGPTLPAFLSPNVANVLVNNFGLNGINTVEEDIAEMLQLELAK